CAGCAGCAGCTCTTGAACGACGAAAGGGAGAGAGTCTACCTGGCAGCAACTCACCAGAGTAGGTAAATCTGTTTGATTCACTGGTCCATTTCTTTTTACCCTCTTGCTTGTCAGGTGATGCAGCCCTAGAGCTTGATTTGCTCTTGTGAATTGCCTCCCAAGCCTGCAGAAAATATTCATGATTGTAATAAGTAAATATGTTGAAAACAATATCACTAGAGAATGCTGATCTACAAAAGGATTGAAGGGTGCAAAGGAGTTTCTTTGTTTTTACCTTCTTTACAGCAGGAACTGGGCTAAAAGATCTAATATGAGAACTTTTGTTAGGTTTCACAACCTCACTGGCTGGAGGCAAGATAGCCttgttcttcattttcattGCAGCAACCGGATTCAGTAAGCACAATGAATTCCTGATATGCAATTGAGGTAACAACCCGCAGCCTTTAGCTGCAATATTAGAAGAGTTATCATACTCATAACCAtcaacttcatcttcactttctTCCTCTTGATGTTGACCAGTGTATGGTATAATAGCAGTGTTATGCTTATTAGGCAATGGCTTCTTTTCCTCGCGAACCAATTTGCTAACATCTCTAGGTTGTTGCTCTACTAGTACAGATTGCTTTTTTGAAGAATATTGAGGAGGCTGCAAGGTCATAGCCTTTGCAGCAGGCAAAAATCGGCTCATCATAAAGTCTCTAGTCTGTTGATCTGTGGAAAAGGTTCCGAACTTGTTTGCATCCAGATTATCTAGCCCGCTTACACCACTCACACTACAGTTCATGGAGAATGATTCTGTAGGTGACAGATTTTCAAGGGCATCAGAATaagcatcattatcatcatcgtCATCAAACTTCACATTAGACCTTCTGCTCTCAACTATTTTCTCTGCTTTTCTCTCTTTGTCAGAGTCTACCTTCACCACACTAACATTGAAAgactttgatttatttgaggACTTAAATTTATTTGCAGTCTTACTTTCCTTTTCCAATGTTTGTTTGGTAGCATTGATTGATTTTCCTGGGGGAAGCCTTGGGCTTGGAGTGATTGAATTGGCTTTAGGAGGTTGAGGCTCAGATCCACCATTACCCTTGCGTCTTCCAGGGATATGCTCCCAATTGAAAGGTACTGCAACAGGTTCTGTTACCTGATCTGAGGATGTGTCTGATTTGTAGTATGGAAGAGTGTGGCGTTTCTCTAGAATCTTCTTCTTTGCTTCAGTTAAGGATGGTGGTGTGGCAGAAGAGCGTCTCACAGACATGAGAGGGGCATTAATATTCAATCTCCTTTCAGCCATCTTGTTCCAAAATTGAACAGCTTTGCAGCCCCTCTCAATCACAAGTTCACAGTACAAGACAAtatcatacactaatttttagtaaatgattagaaaaaaagaaaaaaaaaacctcctaCCAATcatgaaaacctgaaaaagaATATGCAAGAACTGATTTATTAACGgcttaaaataacaatataaacttCAATTCAACAGGACTTAAAAGTGAGAACAGAGAAGCACCACAGACATAACTAATGAAAAGTAAGATTGTAGCCAAGGGAACATGAGAAGGTCTATTCTCTCCTCAATGACCcaaataataaacaataattatgAGTGGATTAACTAGAGCAAGAACAGTGAGGACTATCCCTCAGCAATAACACTAAGGAAAGAGAAAACAATTAAGTTTAAGTGATAATGAACAAAAGATTAAACCTCTAATGGGTCTGGCCACGGAAGCAAACCAAGAAGGAAAGTGGTTTCAGTAGTAGTGCTCAGTAACTAGtgtaagctttttttttctttttttttgtgaacacGGTGATGCAGAATCTAAGAAAATAATGGAAGGAGCAAGGAGTGAAGATGAGTAGCTAGCTAGGTGAGAGAGATCAGAGGGAATGGTAATGGATGGTTGTTAAATGATGCTGTGGGAAGAATGAGTAGGAAGTAAGTAAAAAAACAGACAAGACACAACCTTTAGTATTTCTCGACTTCTATTGTTTTGTTTCTTGTATTTCATTTTCATCAGTTAACGGCGGAGGAGCCGCGATTGACTCGTGAAAGATTAGTGAAAATAATGGATAGATATCGATATTCAACTCAACTCCAAAACGACTTCGTAACACTCACTGCACTTGAACCAACAAACTGACACTGGACTGAGTCAGTTTAAATAAGATCTTACACTCTTATTCAAATCTCATGGATTAAAAAGTACaattaaaaggaaattaattaatttcttacacTCTATAAAAAATTGCTGCATAAATAGTCAAgcctgacttttttttttgtctaatttcaTATTTACACATTTGTCATACAATAAAATTTTGAGGAGTGAGGAAGCTAACTTTTAAAAGGTTTAAATGAAAAGTGATGGGCCAGGGATGCATCGTGAAGAACAGTTAACTCCATTGAAGTAGGTTGTGGACCGACCATTTTTAAAATAGACAAGTCCTCTTTCCTGTGTCTCACAGTGGCTGAGTGACTGAGTCCACGTTGCAATTAATCATCATATCattctcaatcattttgttttcgGGCAAGCAAATTATCCCAAGACATCTCTCTCTTCCCGAAAAACGAAGGACGGAGAAAAGACAATCAaaacacaaaagaaataaaaacccAAATtgcataaaataatcattttatcttatttgaATTTTAGAACATCTGTACAAGAAAACACTAACtatcaaatactttttttttatgaatttatgcAGCAATTTTTTATAGAAAGGCTGTACAAATTTGAAAGCCAATCAATaaattgttctaattttttaatgtaatgaaATGCTTAAGTAAATTAATGTGTAGAGATGTAAACTCATTTATCAATTATCAGATTTGGGTATATCCACgtgtaatttattatattttttataattttaatttacttatatatttttaaataaatcatatataagtttttaattatattttaattcaaacaatgtataaatataatgaataaaaaataaattaaagttaaaaaaataataattgaattatatttttagttaaatgtatgttttaagtttattatttaattatttaactattaaactaattgatttatattttaaaaaattataacaataaaatcttatattatattatatatatatatatatatatatatatatatatatatatatatatatatatattgacaaaaaattataaaaaaaatgtaatatagcAGGTATAAATACGAACATAGATATAATTTGATCTCATTCTCTCTTAAATAATTTGGATAATATTCGTACCCGTATCGTATCTGAATTAAAGTTGGAGTGATACTCACAAATACGAATTTATTTGTGATGACTATTAAATCTTCTAGGACTAATAACAtagaaaaattaacatttaagcCAATAAATTGGATAATACTTATGTTCTCTgacctaaaataataataataataataaaatgcatgGATTGAAGATCACATAATGGCATGATGGGACGTTGAAGTTAAAAGATTCGGAGATTTTTCGTTTTCTTAAAGGTCACAATAGTAAATATGCAgtcaaattattttgtttttttaattgcaatcaaattcttcttttttttattgcaaattTGCAATCAAATTATATCGCTATTATTGaacaaaacatgttaaaaaaaactaaatgtaTGTTTcaacttatttaaattttgagaaaaaaaaacaagttcttaggtgaaaaatatattaaagtataataatataaaaatatattataaattacccGTGCATATGTTATcacactaattatttttatttgatagttAGTCATTATGGGATGATACACGAGTGTGAGACAACAATCAAATACGATCATTGttattggaaaatattttgaacGTGTTAAATTAAACATTGGGAAAAAAATTCTTAACCAATCTGGATCTGATCTGACTGTGAACAATAGTTtatgttaatttataaaatttaatttaacgaTATACATTCTCTTTGGGTACAGAATAAAGAGACTAAATCATTAACATTTTGACACAATTGTAACATGgaattatatatttcattttgcatgttgacgtttcttctttatctttttacatAAAAGTTCATCACACTCCCAAccaaattaccaaaaaaagcaTCCCCAACCTCACAGTGGCGTGCAAGTAGGACGGCCTATTGGATAGTAACATTTGAGCGCTTTAAAAGCCCCATGCAGAAATTAATATGTCAACATAAAAAAAgtggaaggaagaaaaaaagaaactccCTGTTGTCATTTATTCAAAAggaaaactattattttatttttctccactagtatatataattcattaattCCACAGAATAgacacatttaatttttttaaaataaagagactTATCCAAAGCTAGTAGCCCTTAGATCACGGGGCACAGATTGGTTTAGGAACATGAATGATATTAGAAAAAAGGGGTCTTACGTCCCACGAAGATGGGGTCCTTTGATGCTTGTTGTCTGCCATTCTTGACTGGTACGTGCCTCATGCCCCTCTTTGTTCTTTAATTCAACTAATTTCCGCTTTCACATGAAAACAACGCAGAGAAGAAAACGATTGCAGTTGAACGATAAATAAAAAGGCTACACAAAATAATTACTATATTCAACATTACCATGTGCACGACAAAACTCCACGCATGCCAAACAGCATTTCAAATTGTACAAAGCAGAGATTGTggaatttaaatataatcatgGCTAATTCTGACCCAAATAAGCGGGttaattgtcttgttttttATTTCCGTGAATACGACAATGTTAAAATCTTGAGTGATTTCTATCATGTATAAATACTACTGAGTTCAATCATGTTTGTATTCCAATTTTACCCGTAAAATACAGAATTAAAACCTCTCGTTTAAAACACATGCgtagaaagtaaataaaaatatatccgtATGGGCATCTtgaaatcttatttattttaaagtttaaattttcgTTAAATATAAACACTCTACCTTATAATTATTGATATGTtagtatattattaaaaaaattagaatgaaCGCTCACGTGGTTTGATTTTATTAGATTAGAATAATCCtaaataaatattctaattcataattttttgttttactgataatcttttttatgtttttttagttaattataataaCCACCCATGTGGTTTGCTTTTATGACAcccattattcttttttttggcattacttttaacttcatttattaattacttgaaactttcttttgtaaatttaataaaagaaaataattcatttataaaagagaaaacaaaggcaaaagaaaattatatttaaatagtgaAATGAAGAATTTTGTCACACAATCATTTTAACACTtaattacatgtaattttttgggtttacttaactaaactttaaatttaaatttaaattcaacttgttaaaatttaatatgaatCATCTTATACACATGTATATTTTAATGTGGAGCAATAAATTGTgaagttaaaataaacaaatgaaaaaattttaggcaacaaaaattcattaaaaaccaTGTGTTTCTCATGTCACAATCTCAAACTAATGTTTTTTCACATTTAAACATCAAATGAtgatttttacataaaaaaaatatcaaaggatgaccaatgaaacaaaaaatcaaaaattagattttttttttgtaagatttaaaaaagcaaagggtgcctagtgcaTTATAATATACTCTAAAAGTAATACCAAATAAAAAAGGGTGATAAGtgtaataaaaacaaatcaaagaaaTGATAATTGTGATTAactcaaaaaaatatctaatagtgacaagtgaaaaaaatcaataatatagaatcttttttatagaattaaaaaaaaaacatagatgcccaatgtaataaaagcaaatcaaaacgatgattattataatttactcTTAAAAAATTGGACTTTATAAATAATGACCGTGCTCAACGCTTTTAATAACGGGATCTTGTTAGGGACATTGGTcagaaaatcaataataatgttttattattaaaaatcatgttaggtATACATTAGAAATCACGATTGCATGCCTTAATAAtacttttcaataataataaaaaaatcacttttaatatgTCAAATAATATCTATAGGACATTACTTACCATTtgtcttaataattttataacatatatGGTTTGTTGGTTTACTAACAATAAAATCCTTGATTTcattaatgttattttcaactatatatttttattaaattgccTACATGATAATTTAAACTTTGAATTGAAAACTTCAGGCTTAATCAATGGCATTAAACATAGcatgtatttacttttttttatgacaaataGCGTGTATTTACtaaaactaatataaaatactAGTTGAAATGCTCGAAGatttagtcaaacaaaattataagcTAATCAAATAAGTCAAAAGTTAACCTATTTATCCTATAAAATATACTGATAATAGAAGAGAATATCAGtctcttatatataaaataatgaaatattgttCAAATTTCAGTTGAAAGAAGTGTCATTTATATTCTGTGCATCAAATAAGATTACTTGAtgtaacaaagaaaaaatattacttccTATTAATGatgtttctaaaaattaaaaacaaaatcaaacttCAATTATGTATTTATGTATAAGTATATTTATGAAACAATTTAAAGTTCTCAGCTTCCATTTTGACAACGTTACAAATACATAAACTAGACTATCTTAGAAACTGATTTTTATTGGTTGTCTTTCATTAATAAGTTGACAATAAGTACAATTGTAAGTTATAGCAAAGACTTTTGGCAAGATACGAATTTAGAGTTGAATTATTCCTTATTCTAAACTTAACATTTATAAGTCTGTAGCATCATTACAGACTAATTTTGCTATCATATATAAAGAATAGCATCCAATGCGAAGGAATGAGCAATTAAGCACAGAGCCCCCTCAAATATCAAATCAAGGTTATatctgaaaataaaatactaaacaTTTTCACATTTCTGTTgctttatcatttatcatacaACTATACAAGTCCTTTCATTAATTGGCTACTGGCTTGAAAATCCAACCACCACGCGTCGATGTAAAAGCCATGCAGAAAGAGATTGCTTGGCATGAGTTACTGCCCTTTGCTCCGACTAGACAAGTGTGTGTCTTTTCACTCTTACGTGTTATAACGCCAATAATGtccttcaaaaatcaaaataatccaataaatctcgcgatgtaaattaattaatttgatcaattatttctttattttaaacttgaattaaattaattataattgagtTAGTTACTGTTCGTTGATTTTCTTTGCAAATATATCAAATCacataaataaatagtataaaaagaaagtttaaatatGGTATTTATAGAAACTcacaaaatacttttaaaaaaacaacttttgctAAATACGGGTTTCGggaatgataattaaaaaagtaaaagaataaggaattctttttgataatttttatgaatatttgaaatgcggtaaaaataaataaaataataatgaataaaagtaTTGGATCTTCATGCATATAAAAAAGGTCATTCATCTAATTCAAAACTCAATTATTATCtgacaaaattattaattcattGATTAGTCTAATTAAGTGACTTGCTTTAAGAATATGAATTATAAGATGACTAACAAATAATGGTTCATCCTTAGACACAAAACTTCATCTTTATTTctaagtttaaaaatatttttaaatgataattaaaatcataatatcAAACAAAGGGTGATTAAGCCAAAACAAATATAAgtataaaagaaaacatttaataataaaaaacaaagataaattaataattacaatATCTAAGTAATAAAAATAGGTTAAGTTGACGCTGAATTGCTAATCTTAATCATTCAATGTCTTGAAATAAAAGCTAGAAATTTAagtttctttcttctttacGGAATAGAAGAATGAGAATAGCGTAATAATTATTCCCTTTTCATTTCCTTTGATATGAAACTTTCTCAGTATTTGGTTCTTATACCcaacatttttatatatacatcttcgttgtttgctaaaaaaaaaagaagaagaaaggataaCGTCATAGTTAAAATGACCATGCAAGTAATGCAGCTAATGCCAATGGAGTTTTGCTATCCGttttaaagagagaaataaCGTCATTTCTCcttaaaaatgtggaaaaattACAAATCTACCATGATATCAGTAATATatggaaaaattattatatgattcaCTATTACATAATTCTGATCAATTTTCACATCacacataattaaatatattttaatttatataaaaagtaataaGATATTACATAGAAATTAGTTAGAACCACATGGTTTCAACTTTCATGCCATACCCTATCTGGGATTTCGTATATCAAGAACCTGTGTACGTACCCAAATGAGAACTCGAACTAGATAAGTGGACTTAGAAGATTTGGACTTATGTTCTGACGCCTTAAGCCCAGCGCATGAGACCATTATAATAGCCTAaccaaaattgtttttttaaaagatctgattttataaaaaaacctaGACAAGTGAACTTAGAACGTATCGTTTCGATTCGTTcaactgttttttattttaagattaaaaaataaaatactcgaaaaagtataaaaaaattatttgtatgttttttcaaactattttttaggaaataaaaaaagttgaattcCTTCCATTTCTACAACAAAAGTTAAGAtttgttctctttctttttccttaatatTTTCTCCAGCTGTTCAACAAAATATTTCCCACGTACACAtgcataatttgaaaaaaaaaaaaatacaattatcatGCCATTTATGTtctcattgatttttttaaatcccaaaagaaatattaaaagagaccaaaaaattatgaggattttggaactattttttttaactcataaAATGGTCATGTCATTTATCTTCTCATTTAttgattttcttgttttttcaaattaagattgatttaaaatttttgattaaatataaatttaagtgaTTGTTAcacttaagaaaaatattttatattagggTTCATACTTGTAAACTAATCAAAGTTACTGGTGCATTTGCACGGATTATTCTGTTtcgatccatttttttttacttagatTAAAAcgtaaaatactttaaaaaatataaaaaatcaattgtatttttttttcaaactattttATGATGAATAAAAGGAGTCGGATCCTTTCCATTTCTACTATAAAGGCTAAGATCTTTCCCTCACGTGATGATTGTATGTCAGCAACATAGAAGGTCCCAAAAGAGAtataaaagagacaaaaaatttGTGAGGATTTTGGAACTGATATTTATCTTttcattgattaaaattaattctcattgattaaaattaatttaagtgaTTGTTAcgctcaaaaaataaattagtttaaactaatcaaagttttataatttaaaataaactgatttttatttatatacttttttatgtgtttatatATACACTACTCTCTTTTATTGATACTCTATAgattaaattgtaaaaattattttaattattttataagctatgctaattttttttatgattaattaatgataaaaaactttaacaaaaatcaatcttttgaatgagtttttatataaatttatatagatTTAGTTTCTGGGTTTGAATAAAAAGGAAATCTTTGGATTTAttagtaaattatattattttttatatttatatatttttttaaaacaaatgtgAATGACTTATAAACTTATGATACTTTTATTCTCTCcaactaaaatttaataaatgaataatatttgtatcaattatattgttatttaataaaaaaattatcatatataaaaaatctattaatttttataataattattttataagttaagTTGAAAAAATTTACGATTGATAAGCAGCAATTGACACTGTGTCTCAGCTTCCTTTTTTAGTCATTGATTTTGCTGCCAGCTTTTTGGTAATGTGTCTGAAGGGGTTGTTTTGgctaaatttgttaaaaaaaaaatgaaataaggagATGAAGTTAAGAGGAAAAAGCTGGCTGCTGATGCCTTAGTTGACCaaaacaccaaaaaaaggcacGTGTCAGGCAATAAAAGAGGGCAGAAGTGTAATTTCGACAGCCTATTCCTTTAGTTATATCTGTAGATATCTGTAGATTCCTACAAAACTACATTCTAGTTTAAAAAAACTAGATGAGATACTAGTTCAGCTATGCTCCAGCAGTAATTgcaataaattttgtatttaaattttttaatattattcgtCGCTTCTCTTTTTGTTAATCTCCCTTCTATTTCCTCTCTTCGTAATTTTTTCTCCTACTTGAAGGTAATACAACTCTTTGTAAACAATTTATTCCTCAAAGTTTTTGAcaatgttaataaaaataataattttacatgcatGGTGTAATTAGATTTTTCGTTATCAAGTTTATACTTCACATCTTCAACTCAGGTTAACAAATGCTTGAACCACATTAACTTTATCAAACAAAATGATATTTAGTGCAACTCAGTGCTTCTTGTATTGAGAAGAAACTAACTAACAGATAGATATAATCCATGCCAATGGTACACAATATAGAGAAAATCTAAACATGAGAGGTGAGTTACATGGACACTCACTTTTTTTAAACACTACgttaacaatttattatttttctttatctgtttCCTCCCATTAGATCATATAATATAACTtctaatacatatatttttactctttttcctttttcactgGGTGTCATATAACACATTGGatgttcataaaatatttttcattagagATACTAACAGCTGaggagaaaaaattaaattcaaagcaCTGCAGCAAAAGCATTCCTCCCCGTCTGAAGGTGATGATATGTCTTTTCTGTTTGTTCAAATTTAGTCCATGGTAACTTGTGCCTTCCCTTCTTTATCTTCTTTGCAGCCACTCCCATTAAATCTCCATGCTTCTACATGACACAAATTTTCGAGTATATTTACAACATTAATCATGATCACATTAAGAATGTTAGGTTACCAATTGGAAGAGGCTAGAATATAGACATGATATCTTCTCATACCTGGAGACAGAGTCCATCTCTAATATCACAAATGGGGTAATCACTTGGGCAACAGTACTCGGTCCAAATGCAACACACAGCATTCTTATATTCACAACAACCATAAACTAAGCAGAAACCAAAGAACTCATAAAGGCAGCAACATGTCTCATGAGCTGGACAATATGAGAATTGTCCACATTTACTAGGTGGAGGTGGTGGGAGGGGTGGCGGTGTTGCTGGCGGTAATGGTGGAGAAAGTGGCGGTGTTGCCGGTGGTGAAGGTGGCGGTAGTGCCGGTGGTGTTAATGGTGAAGGCGGTGGTGATGATGGTGGTGAAGGAGGACTACTTGGGGATGGTGCAGTAGGCTCTTTGGTAGGATAAGAGGCCATGTAGTTGATTGCACACACGCcatattttaaattagtatTCCTTCTAATATAAATGTACCCTTCCATTCCCCATGAGGTTCCCCATGAATTCTTCACAATCCAGTAATCTTCATCACCCTCTGAGCCATAACCCACAACCAAAATTGCATGGTCAATATCATCTGGATCACTTGAGCAATCTCCATCATAGATTCCCTGTtcaagaaaacagaaaatgactTGTTTGTGAAACCAAACTCCATTTTCTGGTTTGTACTTCTACAATAGTAACTAGTGAATGGCCAAATAAACATactaggaaataaaataatacttacgCCAATATATAGTTGAAAATCCCATGAAGAGCCATCTATACCGGCACTGATGGGTTGCTTCACTGTAGCACACAATAGAGAACGATCTGATTGCTCCACATTGTAGTAGCCATCAATGCCAATAACCTTGGTTTCCTcctaattcaagaaaaaaaaaatcaataaattagaCATACAGAAATACAATGTGTTCTACAATCACAGGCAAATAGTTTAGAAGGAAAAGGCAGGCCTTAGTCATAGATTCTTAGTAAGAAAGAGGACCTTTGCTACATTGCATGTACCATCTGCACCACTATAAGGATAATTAGTTTCCGTGTCGATCCCACCATTGTGCATAACCCATTCAAAAGCATAGTCCATGTGGCCTCCATCACATCCATCATTAGTTCTGTCACAGTCCACAAGTTCCGGTTCGGAAAGGCTTATAAGGTCCCCTGAGACTATTGCATTTATTCCTTCTATGGCACCAGTGGAAGAGAATGCCCAACAACAGCCTAAAAATAGAACAAGAATGAATCACTTACAATTTACAATATTCAAAACTGAAGTTGTAAAAACTAAATGAAAAAAGGAAATTAGAGTGGTGAGTTTTGACATGCAGGGAATCTCACATAACTGACATAAGTCAACCAAAATGGAACAAtataaatcatcatcatcaatgtTTTCAAATCTATTGGTATATAGACTATAGAAGCTTACCACAATAGCCTTGGTCCTTCACAGCAGTCACAACACCCTTCTTCCTCCAATCCAAAGAGTAAGGTGCATCTTCGCAAGAGTGATCCTTACCAGACAAGCCATTCCTTTTGCTAAATGGCTTCTTCACCTTTGAAGTAAACTTACTCTTGAACTCCTCATTGCTCATGTCAGCAAACCTGTTCAATCCGAGACTCTGCCCGTAAGGAGAAATTCGCTTCGAGTTCTTCTCTGCAATGTAT
The nucleotide sequence above comes from Glycine soja cultivar W05 chromosome 11, ASM419377v2, whole genome shotgun sequence. Encoded proteins:
- the LOC114374763 gene encoding uncharacterized protein LOC114374763, which codes for MAERRLNINAPLMSVRRSSATPPSLTEAKKKILEKRHTLPYYKSDTSSDQVTEPVAVPFNWEHIPGRRKGNGGSEPQPPKANSITPSPRLPPGKSINATKQTLEKESKTANKFKSSNKSKSFNVSVVKVDSDKERKAEKIVESRRSNVKFDDDDDNDAYSDALENLSPTESFSMNCSVSGVSGLDNLDANKFGTFSTDQQTRDFMMSRFLPAAKAMTLQPPQYSSKKQSVLVEQQPRDVSKLVREEKKPLPNKHNTAIIPYTGQHQEEESEDEVDGYEYDNSSNIAAKGCGLLPQLHIRNSLCLLNPVAAMKMKNKAILPPASEVVKPNKSSHIRSFSPVPAVKKAWEAIHKSKSSSRAASPDKQEGKKKWTSESNRFTYSGELLPGRLSPFRRSRAAAAGISPCRSKPQSPFRGAKLPGDTKEAENYMFGKVKFHSGVLGNVHDVLSQGAKRTSYSGNLTIEKTLYVDTASTAKLSSSNISSLDINQRVDTVVADLDRSRGKGSNSSFGSSQVIKQVHAVEEKVTFDTDVLSSLDSIPPSLYSYLNLAAKENKDLGLTTDQNISQKPVSLQSVQGTFAEDSKTNTQQIVLANDSGKGSAESIVSSLPPPLPKSPSESWLWRALPLVSVKNSFLHSSQGTQSKAKRHDSNTSGNLKWETIVKTSNLHHDHVRYSQELPTRKSQH
- the LOC114375301 gene encoding cysteine protease XCP2-like, translating into MGCQLKTQLFLLFLVWGSWTFLCYGLPSEYSILALEIDKFPSEEGVIELFQRWKEENKKIYRSPDQEKLRFENFKRNLKYIAEKNSKRISPYGQSLGLNRFADMSNEEFKSKFTSKVKKPFSKRNGLSGKDHSCEDAPYSLDWRKKGVVTAVKDQGYCGCCWAFSSTGAIEGINAIVSGDLISLSEPELVDCDRTNDGCDGGHMDYAFEWVMHNGGIDTETNYPYSGADGTCNVAKEETKVIGIDGYYNVEQSDRSLLCATVKQPISAGIDGSSWDFQLYIGGIYDGDCSSDPDDIDHAILVVGYGSEGDEDYWIVKNSWGTSWGMEGYIYIRRNTNLKYGVCAINYMASYPTKEPTAPSPSSPPSPPSSPPPSPLTPPALPPPSPPATPPLSPPLPPATPPPLPPPPPSKCGQFSYCPAHETCCCLYEFFGFCLVYGCCEYKNAVCCIWTEYCCPSDYPICDIRDGLCLQKHGDLMGVAAKKIKKGRHKLPWTKFEQTEKTYHHLQTGRNAFAAVL